Genomic DNA from Nitrospira sp.:
CGGTGAGCTTTGCTTGCTCCAACATTCTTCTCCGCTCAGTACGGTCATCCGCCTCAGCCGTCAGTCGTGATGGCGTCTGGATGAATTCCTCCCAGGACAACTCCCACAGATCCAAGGCTCCTTGATTGCCATAATTTAAGATCGGGTCCGACTCCACACCGTGCGACACAACGACAACGGATGCTTCGAATAACCGAAGGGCCTGTGCCTTTCGATCGCCTGCCCGATCGATAAGGTCTTGTCCGATCCAATAGTG
This window encodes:
- a CDS encoding MEKHLA domain-containing protein, which translates into the protein MESRPWSEPCIVEWSHRLMESYHYWIGQDLIDRAGDRKAQALRLFEASVVVVSHGVESDPILNYGNQGALDLWELSWEEFIQTPSRLTAEADDRTERRRMLEQAKLTGYFDGYRGVRISSTGKRFLVEQAVIWNVIDPAGHRIGQAAMFSQWSYLG